The Anaplasma platys genome segment AATGCGCGAACTCCCATAAAATCCTGTCTCTCGTACGTTGCTCAATTATAAGGTCTATGATATGAAACACAATTGCTAACTATCTATCTGTATGTTGTTGGCAGAAGTTCTTAGCTGGAATTAAGTTTATGAGATGTCCGTTTTGTAACAGTGCAGATACTAGAGTGAAAAACTCTAGGCATTCCGACGATAATATGTCGGTCCGAAGGCGTAGATTGTGCGAGGTTTGCAACTCCAGGTTTACTACCCTGGAAGAATTGTTGCTCAAGCCCATAATGGTTCTTAAAAAGGACGGAAGAGTTGAGCCTTTTGACAAGCAAAAGCTACTTACATCAATAATGCTTGCTACAAACAAGCGACCTATTTCACAGGCGCAGATCAACATGGTTCTCAGCAAGGTTTTTTACAAGTTTGAATCCGTCAAGGAAAACATCATTCCCACCCGGGTTATAGGGGAAATAGTGAAAGAGAAACTTTTGTCTCTCGATAAGGTGGCGTACATAAGATTTGTTTCTGTTTATATGGATTTTAGCTACGCAGACGATTTCAGCAGCGTAGTTGAGAGACTGAAAGAAGACACTAGTAGGTGAGGAGATATTTTTCTTGAGTTAGCTAAGTGCTTATGCTAGCCTCGTGGCTTGTTCTGGGGGCATAGCTCAGTTGGTAGAGCATCTGTTTTGCACACAGAAGGTCAGCGGTTCGACCCCGCTTGCCTCCACATAGGGCGGGGTCTCTGCGCTGTACTTAGCCTTAATACTTTAGCCATTGTGGGGGAGAGTGCTTACCCTTGTGGGGTGAACATCTTGTCCAGATCTGCCAGTTGGCCGTATTCGTGGTTTCCTATTTTGACATTACCGTCGTTGTCTACTGTACCAAGCTGCACGGGGAACGTATATCTTCCGCACGACTCTACCACTATTCCCTCGTAGAGGTTCATGGCCTCATGGTAAGAAAAACCATCGCTTCGGTACTTGATGTCAACGTTTTCATAGAAAGTGTGCATTTCACTCCGCGTTGCCCGAACCCACAGTTCATAATCCCTATCAGGAGCTTCAGGACGATCTACATGAAGATTGTGTAGCTTGCTTGTCAGTGACCACTCTTCAAAGTTGAAGGATCTATCATCTCCTGGGGCCGGTAGATGATTCAATGCGTCACCAGCTGCTGGCTTGTTTCCAGGGTATTGGGGGTGTTGGACATGAGCTTTAGGCTTGACAGGTGCCTGTTCTGGTGTGCCATCGTTTTGCGGTTCCGGCGTGTGGTCATGATTTGTAGATAAGTCTCTTCTACTGGCGTGAGTTTTAGTTGCATCAGTAGCGGCTGTTAATTTTTCATAGGCGTATTCGCCAATGTTGTGTGTCTCATTGCCGTTTACCGCAAGGTCAATTGGCATGCTATAAAACTTCAAGTCATTCGCAATTGTTTCACCTAGTTCGCCCGCATTGATTGACAAGTGATTAAATTTGTTAGTGAGCTTAGCGGGTTTTCCTGCGTCATCATCTGGAGCCTCTAGCACAAACGCCACTGGTAGTATTGCACCCACAATTTGTTTTGCCCACTGCGTAGGTCTGGAGACGCATTGTATGACGTTATTAGAATCATACGCAACGCTGAAGCCACCCAGTTCTAAAAACAGCCTGGGGGTAGTGGATTTATACTCAGGGTCAATTAGACTCACGTCACCGTTCAGAGGAGTGATGAGGAATGGTATTTTTGTGGAAGTTTCCTTCAGTGGTGCATCTAGGGTAAGCAATAGCGTAGTTTTTCGGCCATCCTCGGGGAGGACCAGTATGGTTTTTAAGAATTCCAGGAATGATTCATCCTGGCGCATGTCCGAATCTTTTGCGTTCTCATATGTAGTGAATGCAGTTTTGCCATCGGAAATAGTAAGATACAAGGGAGTTGCCTTGCTTGCAGCCTCCATTGCTATTTTAGGGGCTTGAATCCAGCTGTTGGCTAGCAGGTCTATTTCAAGTCTAGGGTTGGTGCCAACCAGGGCAAGAGGATTCATATACTGAAGTGATATTTTCCCTTCGTTTGTATCCCAATCCAGATACATGCCTACAGTATTAAGATGGGCAAGCGCTGTGTTACCGTGTGTGCCACTAAATGGACTTTCATGAGTGGGCAGCAACTCTACTCTTGTGGGTGAGTAGACCATCTCCTTTACTCCTTGCCGTAGCTCGAAGATGACCTTTCCTGACGAAGCTCTAAACAAATCTAGTGGATTATTTTCACCTAGGGATACATCGAATAGCACATTCCTGCTATCTAGCAGTGGGGCACGTGAAGCTTCGTTTCCCTCCTGATCGCACAGCGCAAGAGAAACCTTATCGGCGTTTTTGCCCTGGGTTACCTTGAAAAATCTATATTTATCGTCAAATACCACTTCAGGTTGATCAGGGGTGGTAACTGCCAACTTATTATCATCTCGGAAGTAAAAGACACTACGTGGAAAACGGTGCGATGTGGTCCAAGAGGACTGCGCATCGATATACAAGTGGTCATAATCACTATTGTCTTCGTCCCCCACTGGGCTGCTATGAAGGGTCATAAAGCTCTTCATATCTCTCGAAGGTGCAAAGTCTTGCGTTAGCTGGATTACATCCAATTGTGTGATCGGTAGTTGCCCTGAAGCGTTTTCGTGTCTACTGCGGATTATATATTGATTATGCAGCTCCTGCAGAAATTCCTGTGCGAAATTTTTAACTTCTTGGGACTCATTTGCCTGAGCAATGTCATGTACCGTGCCGTCGTATTTTATGGCAGTATGTTGTCCAACATGCACGGCCATAGTTGGAGAGAGGTGGTCATCACTGTGTTCCAGCACTAGCTTGATATTGTTCGATATGAACTCTTTTAGCACTTCGCGTTGTAACTTGGGCATCTCATAATGCTGCACGATTTTGTGACCGTCTTGCAGCCTGTGTTCTATCTTGCATGGGTCGGATTCTGCGAATCCCCAAATATGCCCATTTCTCTGTGTGGGGGTCAGGGGAATCTCAATTATCTGATCATGCATTTGGATGCCCATTCCCTGCATTCCGTGCTCATATTTTGCAATGGGCACCACCCTGAATACGTAGAAATTTCCCTCGTATAACTGTGAAGGCTGTAGGGGTTTTGCCATACCGAATGCTGTGTCCAGCACAGTTTTAATATAAGGACTTAGTGTGTTTACTGCCTTCATGCCATGGGGATCAGTGGAGAACAGAACGGTTTCTCCATCGGTGATGAGATATAGCGGTTCCCGATCCAGGGCAGTCTTTCTAGCTTCTTGTAGGCTTCCTAGAAGTCTTCCGCTGGTTATATCCACTTGTGTTGAGTGGGAGTCGCCATCTTTGGAGGTCACGATTACTTCAAAAGCTTTTTGATTGTCATGTACTGCAAACATGATTGATGGCTTAGTAATTCCCACGGGGCCACTGTATACATGCGTTTCATCAGCGGGTTTAAGGTGGGGTACTAGAGAGAAGTGCCCAGGGTTCAAGAGTTTTAGTATGGGTTGCTTACCATTTTTAATGCTTGTGTAGTAAAGTTCTTTGAACAAGTCGCGTAGTTCCGATTCTTTGAGAACCTTATGCTCGAAGGACAGATAGTTGGTACCTATGTTGACCTTTTTCGGATAATCCGTGCTATTGCGGTAATCATAGTTGCTTTGTTTTCCATCCTTGAACAGAGAACATCCTTCATTGTCGCCACAAAATTGCTTACCATATTCAAAATTTTCCCCTCTGAGCGGCGTGCCTGATGCATTGCAGGGAAATAGCTCATAAACATCGTTAAAGTTTTGGACGATCAAATACCTGTGATGAGGAGCCAATTCCAGGGAGAAATTTTGGTTGTTTTGAGTTAGCAAAATTCCTTTGTGAGTCGAGATGTATGTGGGGACAGGCAAAGACACGGTCTTTACTGAAACATGGTTATCATTCTTGTGCAATAAAGATCCCTGTGCTGCGTATAAGGTCTTTCCCGGGACATGGTTGGCGCTAATTATTTTTCCCAGCCCCAATTTCATCGAGGCAAAGACATTATTTGTTTGTTCAGTAATTGCCGTCTCTTGAGATGTGTGAGCAACCTGCTCTGCGGTTCCCGGCCTCCGTGAATCTCTTTCTAACCCGCTGCCCCCAAATGTATTGGCCGAAGAAAAGTACTGGTCAGCATTTGAGCCGGCTACATTGTTATAATGAACGTGATGGGTATGGAGCGCTATAGGGCCGGTTGCAGAGGTGTCTTGTTCTTCTTTATGTCCATTGTCTTCGGGGATGTATGACTTGCTAAAGTTTGCACTTAGAACTCTATCCCCTATGGTGAGCACAAGTAACTCAGCATTGCAAGGCGCACTTTTTACTCCAGGTAACCCTGACACTATTTTGTCTTCCGGTGCCGGAGGTAAATTTAGGAATGCTACTAGTTTTTCTTCGGTGGGACTACTGGGATCTCTAGAAACGAGCCCCAGGTATTTGGTGGAAAAATGCAGCTCCCTTCCCCCGCAGAATGACTTCACAATGGGTTTGCCATTGTGCAAGAATTGCAAATCGAAATCTTGGGGTGAATCAGCTCTCTGTTCTAAGGCCACCAGTGCCGTCATATTTGGCAGTTTGGTGGATCCAAATTGGAGGACGTAATTTACCGCAGCGCTGAGCAGTTCTGCGCCAGCTTCCGTATCTATCACCGCGGCGTGGGGGATATGTTTATTGCTATCCGAGTAAATCTTCAAAATCCCGTCTGATACCGCGAGCAGCAGAGCTTTGCGTAGCTTATTAGATGGTGGCGTAGAACATTCAATGTCGAATTCTTGGCCATTCAAAAATAGCTTGTAGGGATTTACAGAATCATGTGATACCACTGCAAAAGTTGCGGCATGGTCGTTGAGTTTGCCTATAGTCTCTCCTCCAACAAGTCCTTTCAGTGTTGCAATTTCTCCCTCTGCAATGATTTCAACGGCAGGATTCTGTGATACCACTCCACTAATAGTTGGGAATGCTGGTTCTTTTTGGCCTAATGACTTCCATTCTACGGAAATCAGCTGCGGTATTTTTTCAGCACTTGGTAAAAGTTCTTCGTAAGACACAAGCGTTCCCGAAGGGTCACCTTTTTTTATCACATGCAAAGATTTTGTTGAGAGTGGGTTTCCCCATTTATCGCAGAATTCCCCAAAGTAATGGTGATTCCTCAAATGTTGTGGCGACTGCTTAAGGTAGTGATATTCCTTGGGTATTACTATGTAATAAGCGGCGCCATCAGTATCGCAAAGCAGTAGGTCATTTTTGAAATAGTACCTATAAGGAGGGATAAAAGTTTTCTCTCCGGAATGCTCCTGTATAGATGCGGTGTATATGTCCGGATCTTTAAGGCTAAGCTTAGGTATGTTGAGTGCGATGCCGGGAGCCAGTACGCCCGTATCAGTCCATGTTTTTAAGTGCTCTACAATTTTAGGATTATTATTTGCCTTCGCAGTGTCTTTACTTATCAAGTTGCACAGATCTTCATCGCTCAAAATATTATCTCCACTGGCATAGTTAGCGTTAATCGGTTGGACTTTGCCACCACTAGGACCCACATCTCCAAAAGTTGGT includes the following:
- the nrdR gene encoding transcriptional regulator NrdR, encoding MRCPFCNSADTRVKNSRHSDDNMSVRRRRLCEVCNSRFTTLEELLLKPIMVLKKDGRVEPFDKQKLLTSIMLATNKRPISQAQINMVLSKVFYKFESVKENIIPTRVIGEIVKEKLLSLDKVAYIRFVSVYMDFSYADDFSSVVERLKEDTSR